One window of the Betta splendens chromosome 21, fBetSpl5.4, whole genome shotgun sequence genome contains the following:
- the LOC114847345 gene encoding olfactory receptor 4A15-like — MEDKSNVTYLTLGGFVVLHEYRYLCFVVMFTVYVLIIGFNSTIVCLIVTHQSLHEPMYIFIAALLINSVLYSSNLYPKLLVDLLSEKQLISFSLCFFQAFIYYTLIVAEILLLTVMAYDRYVSICKPLQYPTVMRKTTVTVFLVLAWLVPSCELAVSMAFNSTLKPCTFTLKGLFCNNSFYKLQCENSLPISHFGLAILVKSTFIPTFFTFFSYTRILLICHRSSKEVRTKAAYTCLPQLLVLFSTICLGLYDALEVRLNVDVPKLTDVLLTLQFMVYYPLFNPIIYGLKMKEISKPLRKLLFNVELH, encoded by the coding sequence ATGGAGGATAAGTCCAATGTAACATATCTGACTCTTGGTGGCTTTGTAGTGCTGCATGAGTACAGGTATCTTTGTTTTGTGGTGATGTTCACAGTGTATGTTCTGATCATCGGCTTTAACTCCACCATTGTGTGTCTCATAGTGACTCACCAAAGCCTCCATGAGCCCATGTACATCTTTATCGCAGCTCTACTGATCAACTCGGTTCTTTACAGCTCTAACCTTTACCCCAAACTGCTGGTGGACCTTTTGTCTGAAAAGCAgctcatttcattttcactctGTTTTTTTCAAGCATTTATATATTACACACTGATAGTTGCAGAGATCCTGTTGCTGACAGTTATGGCCTACGACAGATACGTGTCCATTTGTAAACCTCTGCAGTATCCGACCGTTATGAGAAAAACCACAGTGACTGTGTTTCTGGTCTTGGCCTGGCTGGTGCCTTCGTGTGAGCTTGCAGTGTCTATGGCCTTTAATTCCACCTTAAAACCCTGTacctttactttgaaaggactctttTGTAATAATTCCTTCTACAAGCTTCAGTGCGAGAACTCGCTACCAATAAGTCATTTTGGTTTGGCCATATTGGTAAAATCTACATTCATCCCTACATTTTTCACCTTTTTCTCCTACACCAGGATCCTCCTCATATGCCACAGAAGCAGTAAAGAAGTCAGGACCAAGGCTGCTTACACCTGCTTACCTCAactgctggttctgttcagCACAATATGTTTAGGATTATACGACGCGCTTGAGGTTCGGCTGAATGTAGACGTCCCAAAACTTACTGATGTATTATTGACTTTACAATTCATGGTGTACTACCCGCTCTTTAACCCAATCATCTACGGACTGAAAATGAAGGAGATTTCTAAACCCCTCCGGAAGCTGTTGTTTAATGTGGAGTTACATTAG
- the LOC114846944 gene encoding olfactory receptor 11A1-like codes for MDDRLNVTYLTLDGFVELHKFRYVYFLIMFTVYVLIIVCNSTIVCLIWIHKSLHEPMYVFIAALLINSLLYSTNIYPKLLTDSLSAEATVTYKLCLFQSFVCYSLASSEFLLLAAMAYDRYVSICKPLEYPSIMRRPTVLLLLAVCWLLPVCELAVSAVLYANMKPCSFTLKGIFCNNSIYTVQCVRSLTLAVYGIFMLVNMSLFPFLFILFTYSRILLISYNSSSSRTVRTKATHTCLPHLLVLINYSCFLTYDIIIVRLDLDFTKVIRFIMTLQMILYHPLFNPIIYGLKMKEISKHLKRLMSGVKDFLSMAG; via the coding sequence ATGGATGACAGGTTGAATGTTACTTATCTGACTCTTGATGGGTTTGTGGAGCTGCATAAGTTCAGATATGTTTATTTTCTGATCATGTTCACAGTGTATGTTCTAATAATTGTGTGTAACTCAACCATCGTGTGTCTCATCTGGATCCACAAAAGCCTCCATGAGCCCATGTACGTCTTCATTGCCGCTCTATTAATCAACTCTCTGCTCTACAGCACCAACATCTACCCCAAGCTGCTGACTGACTCTTTATCTGCCGAAGCCACTGTAACCTATAAGCTGTGTCTCTTCCAGTCTTTTGTTTGTTACAGTCTGGCCAGCTcagagttcctgctgctggcagcCATGGCCTACGACCGGTACGTGTCCATATGCAAACCGCTGGAGTACCCGAGCATCATGAGGAGGCCCacggtcctgctgctgctggctgtgtgCTGGCTGCTGCCCGTGTGTGAGCTGGCAGTGTCGGCTGTGCTCTACGCTAACATGAAGCCGTGTAGCTTCACTCTGAAAGGCATTTTCTGTAACAACTCCATCTACACAGTGCAGTGCGTGCGCTCGCTGACTCTGGCCGTTTACGGCATCTTCATGTTGGTGAACATGTCATTGTTCCCTTTCCTCTTTATCCTCTTCACCTACAGTAGGATCCTCCTCATTTcctacaacagcagcagcagcaggacagtccgGACGAAGGCTACCCACACCTGCTTGCCTCACCTGCTGGTTCTCATCAACTACTCCTGTTTCTTAACCTATGACATCATCATCGTGCGTCTAGACTTGGACTTCACTAAAGTCATTCGTTTCATAATGACTTTGCAAATGATTTTGTATCATCCTCTCTTTAACCCAATTATATATGGACTAAAGATGAAGGAAATCTCCAAGCACCTAAAGAGGTTAATGAGTGGGGTCAAAGATTTTCTTTCAATGGCTGGTTGA